The Elaeis guineensis isolate ETL-2024a chromosome 11, EG11, whole genome shotgun sequence genomic interval TCAATCCTaatttgtatatatgtatatacacacacacacacacacacacacacacacaatcatGTCTTTGATCACCAAATCTATAGGACAATCCTGGTGTTTCCTGGACATTTATTCTATCTTAACAACCTCACAcacagagaggaagagagagaaccatgcttattttaaggaggggagagagagagagaggaaggtaaCCATGTAATGAAGAAGATCTTGCTCTTCTGGCATTTGTCGACGGTGACGAAGTCGAAGTCGAAGACGGCATAGCGGCAGTCGTCGGTGGGGAGGGAAGCGGCCAGGTCTTCATATCCCTCGCCAGGACCACCCACCTTGTCCACCATCACAGCTCTGGACCCCTCGTCGATCTTGTACACGATGTATCGGTGCACCTTTTTCCACTTCATTTCCATGAACGACCGCCGGCACTCCTCCTTTACGCTCATCCCCTCCGTCGCCTGCCATCACAACAACTAAATTCAAAAGAAGAACACACAAAAGGAATTGAAGAAGGTGGTCATGTTGCTGATGTTGATATTGCTATTACCATCTTGAAAGCCATAGCCATGGTTGCAGTAGGGGTGGTGGAGCTGCCGGTATGTCCTCCCTCAGTTGGCCTTTGGGATGTGGAGGCTCGGGAATATTATATAGACCCGAACTTTTCAGAGTTTTGTCCTTGTCCTCCATCCAAATTACAccagctttttcttttttccgGTTCGAAGGTATAATTACACAGCCCTAGTAAAGATATAGCACACCAAGTTACGCAACTAGGAGAGCGCGCACCACCAAGGGGACCATGCAGATCACTAAGCCAATGCGTTTCCTAATATGAGAAACAACCCAATCTGCAGCATTATTCATCTGTCTCTAAATATGAGTTGC includes:
- the LOC105053755 gene encoding actin-depolymerizing factor 5, coding for MAMAFKMATEGMSVKEECRRSFMEMKWKKVHRYIVYKIDEGSRAVMVDKVGGPGEGYEDLAASLPTDDCRYAVFDFDFVTVDKCQKSKIFFITWSPAASRIRAKMLYATSKQGLRRVLEGVHYEVQATDPTEMGFDVIRERAK